A portion of the Halopelagius inordinatus genome contains these proteins:
- a CDS encoding preprotein translocase subunit Sec61beta encodes MSSGQNSGGLMSSAGLVRYFDAEDRNAIRVDPKTIVAFGLLFGVAVLVLNAVAI; translated from the coding sequence ATGAGTAGCGGACAGAACAGCGGCGGACTGATGTCTAGTGCGGGACTCGTTCGGTATTTCGACGCAGAGGACCGCAACGCGATTCGCGTCGACCCGAAGACGATCGTCGCGTTCGGACTCCTCTTCGGGGTCGCCGTCCTCGTACTGAACGCCGTCGCCATCTGA
- a CDS encoding thioredoxin family protein: MTVQVLDFYADWCGPCKTQDPILEEIQDDWGDRFELKKVDVDEKQDTANEYQVRSLPTLIVENDDGIVDRFVGVTQREDIEAALEEAGA; encoded by the coding sequence ATGACCGTTCAAGTGCTCGATTTCTACGCCGACTGGTGTGGCCCGTGTAAGACCCAGGACCCGATTCTCGAGGAGATACAGGACGACTGGGGCGACCGATTCGAACTGAAGAAAGTCGACGTCGACGAGAAGCAAGATACCGCAAACGAGTATCAGGTCCGCTCGCTCCCGACGCTCATCGTCGAGAACGACGACGGCATCGTCGACCGGTTCGTCGGCGTCACCCAACGCGAGGACATCGAAGCGGCCCTCGAAGAAGCCGGCGCCTGA
- a CDS encoding 50S ribosomal protein L40e, with protein sequence MASFDAAEKRTLEKLICMRCNARNPPRATSCRKCGYKNLRAKSKERRAA encoded by the coding sequence ATGGCTAGTTTCGACGCCGCCGAAAAGCGAACGCTGGAGAAACTCATCTGCATGCGATGTAACGCGCGCAACCCGCCTCGCGCGACCAGTTGCCGAAAGTGCGGCTACAAGAACCTCCGCGCGAAGTCCAAGGAACGCCGCGCGGCGTAA
- a CDS encoding DUF7475 family protein, giving the protein MSAETTGRATGVGGLTRLESVGVALAAVTALVHLVLGVGALPTPFGVSFLLAAAGFVAGIVAVVRDYRRRLVYLLGIPFTLGQILLYAAFNWPDLVSPVGVLDKVVQAALVVVLVVLYRRET; this is encoded by the coding sequence ATGTCCGCCGAAACGACCGGGCGCGCGACCGGCGTCGGCGGTCTGACGAGACTGGAGTCCGTCGGCGTCGCACTCGCCGCGGTGACGGCACTCGTCCACCTCGTGTTGGGCGTCGGCGCACTCCCGACGCCGTTCGGCGTCTCGTTTCTCCTCGCGGCGGCGGGCTTCGTCGCCGGCATCGTCGCCGTCGTCCGCGACTACAGGCGGCGACTCGTCTACCTCCTCGGAATCCCCTTCACCCTCGGACAGATTCTCCTCTACGCCGCGTTCAACTGGCCCGACCTAGTCTCTCCGGTCGGCGTCCTCGACAAGGTGGTACAGGCGGCGCTCGTCGTCGTACTCGTCGTCCTGTACAGAAGAGAGACGTAG
- a CDS encoding MBL fold metallo-hydrolase yields MEVVTVTERAEQFTCNAYLVLGERTVLVDAGTMPGVEDVVAEHAEELDAVVLTHQHSDHVGELDAVLDEFDAELYAYGDHPRSDGTLEDGEEMVFGDETFEVVYTPGHAADHVSFVSDHTLFSGDVVVYNDGAFDDGSFGRTDMAGQSRERLVKSLQTLLERMPETVSAMYAGHGDVYRAPPDGDEDSVREVVERALSRAEQREPKYPESA; encoded by the coding sequence ATGGAAGTCGTCACAGTCACCGAGAGAGCAGAGCAGTTCACCTGTAACGCGTACCTCGTTCTCGGTGAACGGACGGTTCTCGTCGACGCCGGGACGATGCCGGGCGTCGAAGACGTGGTCGCAGAGCACGCGGAGGAACTCGACGCGGTGGTCCTCACGCACCAACACTCGGACCACGTCGGCGAACTCGACGCCGTCCTCGACGAGTTCGACGCCGAGTTGTACGCTTACGGCGACCATCCCCGAAGCGACGGAACGCTCGAAGACGGCGAGGAGATGGTCTTCGGCGACGAGACGTTCGAGGTGGTGTACACGCCGGGACACGCCGCGGACCACGTCTCGTTCGTGAGCGACCACACCCTGTTCAGCGGAGACGTCGTCGTCTACAACGACGGCGCGTTCGACGACGGGAGTTTCGGACGGACGGACATGGCGGGGCAGTCGCGAGAGCGACTCGTAAAGAGCCTCCAAACGCTCCTCGAACGGATGCCCGAGACGGTGTCTGCGATGTACGCGGGGCACGGAGACGTCTACCGCGCACCGCCCGACGGCGACGAGGACTCCGTCCGCGAGGTGGTCGAGAGAGCGCTCTCGCGCGCCGAACAGAGAGAGCCGAAGTATCCCGAGTCGGCGTGA
- a CDS encoding DUF5786 family protein, with protein MGFGSYDESERENQEYDTDLDDDSVATSETDHEGEVEYEIGASNDELLDRLKEIKEE; from the coding sequence ATGGGGTTCGGTAGTTACGACGAATCAGAGCGAGAGAACCAGGAGTACGACACCGACCTCGACGACGACAGCGTCGCCACCTCCGAGACGGACCACGAGGGCGAGGTCGAGTACGAAATCGGCGCGTCCAACGACGAACTGCTCGACCGGTTGAAAGAGATAAAAGAGGAGTGA